A single region of the Lentimicrobiaceae bacterium genome encodes:
- a CDS encoding MerR family transcriptional regulator — MMRYSIKDLEKLTGIKAHTIRIWEKRYQLIEPERTSTNIRYYSDNDLKKLLNVSLLNRNGLKISNIVTMDNNEINERIVEISETSHDSTNQIEQLIVSMIDLDEQRFERVLSTSIIKIGFDDTVIKVLFPFFEKIGILWQIGTIYPAQEHFVSNLIRQKLIIAIDGQSGIYKADSKCFLMFLPANEWHELGLLFYSYLIKKNGFKVIYLGQSVPFEDLQEVSNKQQINYLFTSITTPLTRKKYAEYIHQLSVAFPDKRIFLTGYQTHEYAIELPENVNLAGTPDEFALLLKGIQTK, encoded by the coding sequence ATGATGCGATACTCGATAAAAGATCTGGAAAAACTCACCGGGATCAAAGCTCATACAATACGAATCTGGGAAAAAAGATACCAGCTGATTGAACCTGAGCGCACTTCGACCAACATCAGGTATTATTCTGACAACGACTTAAAAAAACTTCTGAACGTATCGTTGCTGAACAGAAATGGGTTAAAGATTTCAAATATTGTTACTATGGACAATAATGAAATCAATGAACGCATTGTTGAGATATCGGAAACTTCGCATGACAGCACCAATCAGATTGAGCAATTAATTGTATCAATGATAGACCTTGACGAACAACGTTTCGAGCGGGTTCTGTCAACATCTATTATTAAAATCGGATTTGACGACACTGTAATAAAAGTACTTTTCCCATTCTTTGAAAAAATAGGGATACTCTGGCAAATCGGGACTATTTACCCTGCACAGGAACACTTTGTATCCAACCTTATCAGACAAAAGCTTATCATTGCCATTGACGGGCAAAGCGGCATTTACAAAGCCGACTCCAAATGCTTTCTGATGTTTTTACCAGCCAATGAATGGCACGAACTCGGACTGCTGTTTTACAGTTATCTCATCAAAAAGAACGGGTTTAAAGTAATCTATCTCGGACAATCGGTGCCATTTGAAGATTTGCAGGAAGTCAGTAACAAACAGCAAATAAACTATCTCTTCACATCTATAACCACTCCGCTAACCAGAAAAAAATACGCGGAATACATTCATCAACTTTCTGTAGCCTTTCCGGATAAAAGAATATTCCTCACAGGATATCAGACACATGAATATGCCATAGAATTGCCTGAAAATGTCAACCTGGCAGGTACTCCCGATGAATTCGCCCTTTTACTAAAAGGAATTCAAACCAAATAG
- the rfaD gene encoding ADP-glyceromanno-heptose 6-epimerase, which produces MIVVTGAAGFIGSCLISKLNSEGLNNIVAVDDFTKTEKANNLEAKNISLKVERSQFFEWLELHGNEVEFVFHIGARTDTTEFNSAIFDELNTGYTRKVWTLCSRFSIPLVYASSAATYGLGEFGYKDDHAIVEQLKPLNPYGESKNDFDKWALKQTETPPFWAGMKFFNVYGPNEYHKSRMASVIFHAYRQINETGKVKLFKSHRPDFGDGEQLRDFVYVKDVISVLTFMMKQKPASGLYNLGTGKARSFVDLAKATFNASGKASHIEFIDTPADIRDKYQYFTEANMQKLIDAGYKQAFTSLEDGVSDYVTNYLSKNAYL; this is translated from the coding sequence ATGATAGTTGTAACAGGCGCAGCAGGATTTATTGGCAGTTGCTTAATCAGCAAATTAAACAGTGAAGGACTCAACAATATTGTAGCTGTTGATGATTTCACAAAAACAGAAAAAGCCAACAACCTCGAAGCCAAAAATATAAGTTTAAAGGTTGAACGAAGTCAATTTTTTGAATGGCTCGAACTTCATGGCAATGAAGTTGAATTTGTGTTCCACATTGGAGCCCGCACCGACACTACTGAATTTAACAGTGCAATTTTTGATGAATTAAACACAGGCTACACGCGCAAAGTATGGACATTGTGCAGCCGGTTCAGCATTCCGCTCGTCTATGCTTCGAGCGCTGCCACTTATGGGCTTGGCGAATTTGGATATAAAGACGATCATGCGATTGTAGAACAATTAAAACCATTAAACCCTTATGGGGAATCAAAAAACGATTTTGATAAATGGGCACTGAAACAGACTGAAACACCTCCTTTTTGGGCTGGCATGAAATTTTTTAATGTTTACGGGCCAAATGAATACCACAAATCAAGAATGGCTTCTGTCATCTTTCACGCTTACAGGCAGATAAATGAAACCGGCAAAGTAAAATTATTTAAATCACACCGTCCTGATTTTGGAGATGGGGAACAATTACGCGACTTTGTTTATGTAAAGGATGTAATTTCAGTATTAACATTTATGATGAAGCAGAAGCCCGCATCAGGCCTTTACAACCTGGGAACCGGCAAAGCCAGAAGTTTTGTTGATTTAGCAAAGGCTACTTTCAATGCTTCAGGTAAGGCTTCTCACATAGAGTTTATTGATACCCCGGCCGACATCCGCGATAAATACCAGTATTTTACTGAAGCCAATATGCAAAAGCTAATCGATGCAGGGTATAAACAGGCTTTTACATCACTTGAAGACGGAGTTTCAGATTATGTAACCAACTACCTCAGTAAAAACGCATATCTATAA
- a CDS encoding M23 family metallopeptidase, with translation MAKIRYHFNTKSLKIEKVQVTLKQRLLRLFSVLATGMVFATAVLVLAYNFIESPKERMLQREIEQYELQFKILNDRMEQVQNVVSDLQDRDDNIYRIIFESEPIPSSVRKAGFGGSDRYAKLEGFKNTEIIENTARKLDLITSQLYVQSKSFDEVFALAKRKEELLASIPAIQPVSNKELKRIGSYFGYRTDPFYKVTKFHEGIDFTATVGTDVYSTGDGTVTSVERSRSGYGNCITINHGFGYETVYAHLSKMDVRRGEKVKRGQVIGHVGNTGKSTAPHLHYEVRKGGKPVDPINFFFNDITPEEYEMMIELSQRPSQTLD, from the coding sequence ATGGCGAAAATCAGATATCATTTCAATACAAAGTCATTAAAGATTGAGAAAGTTCAGGTTACTTTAAAGCAACGTTTGCTGCGCCTGTTTTCTGTTTTAGCAACAGGAATGGTTTTTGCAACTGCTGTACTGGTGCTGGCATATAATTTTATTGAATCGCCCAAAGAGCGGATGCTTCAGCGTGAAATTGAACAGTATGAGCTCCAGTTTAAAATTTTGAATGACAGAATGGAGCAGGTGCAGAATGTGGTGAGTGACCTTCAGGATCGGGATGACAATATTTACCGCATTATTTTTGAATCAGAACCGATTCCTTCGTCGGTTCGCAAAGCTGGTTTTGGCGGTAGCGACAGATATGCCAAACTGGAAGGCTTTAAAAATACCGAGATTATTGAGAATACTGCGCGCAAACTCGATTTAATTACCAGTCAGCTATATGTTCAGTCCAAGTCCTTTGACGAAGTTTTTGCTTTAGCCAAACGAAAAGAGGAGTTGTTGGCTTCAATTCCTGCTATTCAACCGGTTTCAAATAAGGAGCTCAAAAGAATCGGGTCTTATTTTGGTTATCGTACTGACCCTTTTTACAAGGTTACGAAATTTCATGAAGGAATTGATTTTACGGCAACTGTTGGCACCGATGTTTATTCCACTGGTGACGGAACGGTGACAAGTGTTGAACGCTCAAGAAGCGGATATGGCAATTGTATTACCATCAATCATGGCTTTGGCTATGAAACAGTGTATGCGCATTTGTCGAAAATGGATGTGAGAAGAGGCGAAAAGGTTAAGAGAGGCCAGGTTATTGGTCATGTCGGAAATACCGGAAAATCAACTGCCCCACACTTGCATTACGAAGTTAGAAAAGGTGGAAAGCCTGTCGATCCAATTAACTTCTTCTTTAATGATATTACCCCCGAAGAATATGAGATGATGATTGAATTGTCGCAAAGGCCTTCACAAACACTTGATTGA
- a CDS encoding RNA polymerase sigma factor, producing the protein MTAIEFNHKLISLHDNLSYFANTLTNDREEAKDLIQDTYLKALTHKDKFADDTNLKAWTYTIMKNTFINNYRRNQKANTIVDNTEDLYYLNIPRKSDFVSPESALSTKEIKAGISRLEEDQRMPFEMHTAGYKYKEIAENLNLSIGTVKSRIFFTRKKLMESLKEFQS; encoded by the coding sequence ATGACAGCCATAGAGTTCAACCACAAACTTATTAGTCTTCACGACAACCTTTCCTATTTTGCTAACACGCTCACCAATGACAGAGAGGAAGCGAAAGACCTGATTCAGGACACCTACCTGAAAGCCCTTACGCACAAGGATAAATTTGCCGATGACACCAACCTGAAAGCATGGACTTACACCATCATGAAAAATACCTTCATCAACAATTACCGCAGAAACCAGAAAGCGAACACCATTGTTGACAATACTGAAGACCTGTATTATTTGAACATTCCCCGCAAATCAGACTTTGTATCGCCCGAGTCAGCACTTTCGACCAAAGAAATAAAAGCCGGAATTTCAAGATTGGAAGAAGACCAGCGCATGCCTTTTGAAATGCATACAGCCGGTTATAAATACAAAGAAATAGCTGAAAACCTGAACCTGTCCATTGGTACAGTAAAAAGCCGGATATTCTTTACCCGGAAGAAACTGATGGAATCGTTAAAAGAATTTCAGAGTTAA
- a CDS encoding MerR family transcriptional regulator has product MPYKKKEIEKVYFRIGEVAEMFNVNASLIRFWEKEFDIIKPYRNKKGNRFFTKQDVANFHLIYHLVKERGFTLQGAREKLKSNPEESVDQADIVRRLQKVKKFLLDLKEEI; this is encoded by the coding sequence ATGCCTTACAAGAAAAAGGAAATTGAAAAGGTCTACTTCAGGATAGGAGAGGTGGCTGAAATGTTTAATGTAAATGCTTCGCTCATCAGGTTTTGGGAAAAGGAGTTTGACATCATCAAACCTTACCGGAACAAAAAGGGTAACCGTTTTTTTACCAAGCAGGATGTTGCTAATTTTCATCTGATATACCATCTGGTAAAAGAAAGAGGTTTTACACTTCAGGGGGCAAGGGAAAAACTTAAGTCAAATCCTGAAGAATCTGTTGATCAGGCTGATATTGTGCGCAGGCTGCAAAAAGTGAAGAAGTTCCTTCTTGATTTAAAGGAAGAGATTTAA
- the alaS gene encoding alanine--tRNA ligase encodes MNAQQIRQTFLDFFKSKEHQTVASAPMVIKDDPTLMFTNAGMNQFKDIFLGNSPVKFPRIANSQKCLRVSGKHNDLEEVGHDTYHHTMFEMLGNWSFGNYFKKEAIAWAWELLTEVYKIDKSRLYVTIFGGDEGDKLEADMEAFDFWKELIAEDRIIRGNKKDNFWEMGDTGPCGPCSEIHVDIRNDDDRNKINGADLVNTGDPLVIEIWNLVFMEFNRLANGNLQPLPAKHVDTGMGFERLCMVLQNKQSNYDTDVFQPVIGRISEMCNIKYGASAKSDIAMRVIADHLRAIAFAIADGQLPSNNKAGYVIRRILRRAVRYGYTFLNLNEPFIYKLIPVLTGQMGEYFHELKTQNTLIEKVIAEEETSFLRTLSHGIIKFNQYVESNKLSDTIDGKFAFELYDTYGFPIDLTSLMARELGKEVDMKGFQQGLEMQKERSRKDASVEVDDWQIVDENAKEIFVGYDKLSIETKISRYRKVHSKGKDFYQVVLSETPFYAESGGQVGDTGLIESEGNIIHVTDTKKENNLIVHYTDSIPSNPSAVVLARVSEQARNNTANNHSATHLLHQALRTVVGTHVEQKGSYVHPDYLRFDFSHFQKLTEDEISQIETMVNKLIRENHPLHESRGIPMEEAREMGAMALFGEKYGDSVRVIKFGNSIELCGGTHVRATGQIGMIKIVSESAIAAGVRRIEAITAEKAEAYFNEQIALINELKELVKNPMDPMRGVKNIIEENQKLKSQLDAFNAERVTNLCNSLITKAQSFDKFKLIAARLHIEPSAAKDIAFKIMAEGEFVVMLATESDEKPGITVGISETLVKTLNVNASAIVKTLARDIQGGGGGQPHFATAGGKNVAGLDLVVKKAFEIAAEL; translated from the coding sequence ATGAACGCTCAACAAATCCGGCAAACTTTCCTCGACTTTTTCAAATCAAAAGAACATCAGACAGTTGCATCGGCACCGATGGTCATTAAAGATGACCCCACACTGATGTTTACTAACGCTGGAATGAATCAGTTTAAAGACATTTTTCTGGGCAATTCACCGGTAAAGTTTCCCCGGATTGCCAATTCTCAAAAATGTTTAAGGGTTTCCGGAAAACATAATGATCTGGAAGAGGTCGGGCATGACACCTATCACCATACCATGTTTGAAATGCTTGGCAACTGGTCATTTGGCAATTACTTTAAAAAGGAAGCGATTGCATGGGCATGGGAGTTACTTACCGAGGTTTATAAAATTGATAAAAGCAGATTATATGTCACCATTTTCGGAGGAGATGAAGGCGACAAACTGGAAGCTGACATGGAAGCATTTGACTTCTGGAAAGAACTGATAGCAGAGGATCGCATCATTCGCGGCAATAAGAAAGACAACTTCTGGGAAATGGGCGACACCGGCCCTTGCGGCCCCTGCTCAGAGATACACGTGGATATCAGAAACGACGATGACAGAAACAAAATAAACGGAGCAGATCTTGTCAATACAGGCGATCCTCTTGTTATCGAAATCTGGAATCTGGTGTTTATGGAATTTAACAGACTCGCCAACGGAAATCTTCAACCCCTGCCAGCCAAACATGTTGACACAGGCATGGGATTTGAACGCCTTTGCATGGTATTGCAAAATAAACAATCAAACTACGACACAGATGTTTTTCAGCCGGTTATCGGCAGAATTTCAGAAATGTGTAACATCAAATATGGCGCATCGGCTAAGTCTGATATTGCCATGCGTGTAATTGCCGACCATTTGAGAGCAATCGCATTTGCCATTGCCGACGGGCAGTTGCCGTCAAATAATAAAGCAGGATATGTTATCCGACGAATTCTGCGCCGCGCGGTGAGATATGGTTATACATTTCTCAACCTGAACGAGCCCTTCATATACAAGCTTATTCCTGTGCTCACCGGGCAAATGGGCGAATACTTCCATGAACTGAAAACACAAAATACGCTGATTGAAAAAGTTATTGCTGAAGAAGAAACTTCTTTCCTGAGAACTTTGTCACACGGTATCATTAAGTTTAATCAGTACGTGGAATCAAACAAATTGTCTGATACCATTGACGGCAAATTTGCTTTTGAATTATATGACACATACGGTTTCCCCATTGACCTAACCAGCCTGATGGCGCGTGAACTTGGCAAGGAAGTTGACATGAAGGGCTTTCAGCAAGGCCTTGAAATGCAAAAAGAACGCTCACGCAAAGATGCCTCCGTAGAAGTTGACGACTGGCAAATTGTTGATGAGAATGCCAAAGAGATATTTGTTGGTTATGATAAACTTAGCATAGAAACAAAAATTTCGCGCTACCGCAAGGTTCATTCAAAAGGCAAAGACTTTTATCAGGTTGTGCTGTCAGAGACCCCGTTTTATGCCGAAAGCGGTGGCCAGGTAGGTGATACCGGATTGATTGAATCGGAAGGAAATATCATCCATGTTACGGACACGAAAAAGGAAAACAACCTGATTGTTCATTACACTGACTCCATCCCGTCCAATCCGTCAGCTGTTGTATTAGCCCGGGTTTCTGAACAGGCCCGCAACAATACAGCCAACAACCACTCAGCCACGCATCTTCTTCATCAGGCCCTCAGAACTGTAGTTGGCACACATGTTGAACAAAAAGGCTCATACGTGCATCCCGATTACCTGAGGTTTGATTTTTCTCATTTTCAAAAACTTACTGAAGACGAAATCAGCCAAATTGAAACCATGGTAAATAAACTCATCAGGGAAAACCACCCTCTCCATGAATCAAGGGGCATTCCAATGGAGGAAGCCCGGGAAATGGGAGCCATGGCTTTATTTGGTGAAAAATACGGCGATTCGGTCAGAGTCATCAAATTTGGCAACTCAATTGAATTATGCGGAGGCACACATGTAAGAGCAACCGGGCAAATTGGTATGATAAAAATTGTTTCAGAGTCAGCCATCGCTGCAGGAGTAAGGCGAATTGAAGCAATTACTGCCGAAAAAGCAGAAGCCTATTTTAACGAACAAATAGCCCTCATCAATGAGCTGAAAGAGCTCGTTAAAAACCCTATGGACCCTATGAGGGGTGTTAAAAATATAATTGAGGAAAATCAAAAACTCAAATCACAACTTGACGCGTTTAATGCCGAGCGGGTAACAAACTTATGTAACAGCCTGATAACAAAGGCACAATCGTTCGATAAATTCAAACTGATTGCAGCCAGGCTCCACATAGAGCCATCGGCCGCTAAAGACATTGCCTTCAAAATAATGGCAGAAGGAGAATTCGTGGTCATGCTGGCAACTGAATCAGACGAAAAACCGGGTATCACTGTCGGCATCTCTGAAACGCTCGTCAAAACACTGAATGTAAATGCTTCAGCTATTGTTAAAACACTTGCACGCGACATCCAGGGTGGCGGAGGAGGACAACCTCATTTTGCAACTGCCGGAGGCAAAAACGTTGCAGGACTTGACCTTGTAGTAAAAAAAGCATTTGAAATAGCAGCTGAATTATAA